Proteins from a genomic interval of Bradyrhizobium sp. CCGB01:
- a CDS encoding CopG family ribbon-helix-helix protein, protein MSRTTSIFSVSLPPEMLAELERARKVESRTRSELIREALRRYFRVDAFRRSTGQDVCETSIIRRPWPQRRSSRPSPYISDTMG, encoded by the coding sequence ATGTCGCGCACCACGTCAATCTTCTCGGTTTCTTTGCCACCCGAGATGCTCGCCGAACTCGAGCGGGCGCGGAAGGTAGAGTCTCGCACTCGATCCGAGCTTATACGCGAAGCGTTACGCCGGTACTTCAGAGTGGATGCGTTCAGACGTTCGACTGGTCAAGACGTCTGCGAAACCAGCATAATTAGACGACCTTGGCCACAGCGTCGGTCAAGTCGGCCGTCGCCTTACATTTCCGACACTATGGGCTGA
- a CDS encoding TauD/TfdA dioxygenase family protein: MNAMIVSDSVIPRADVIKRAARIGAEIRKVKLSGDLPDQTIAAINELLLEHKVVFFRDQGHLDDAEQERFALRFGSLAAHPMRGAINGTASIIELDSARAGSRADLWHTDGTFVDAYPKIAVLRGIVMPSFGGDTVWSNAVTAYLDLAPPLQRLADKLWAFHSNAFDYAIMPRASELDKKHLDEVFTKTVYQTEHPVVRVHPETGERTLVLGALVQRFVGIPKYDGQKLFDLFQSHITVPENTVRWSWKEGDVVVWDNRATQHYAVNDYGDQHRVVRRATVAGEIPISIDGQSSVTRITATKKPVAKVA, translated from the coding sequence GTGAATGCAATGATCGTCTCGGATAGTGTCATTCCTCGCGCCGACGTCATCAAACGCGCAGCGCGCATCGGCGCAGAAATTCGAAAGGTCAAGCTCTCGGGCGATCTGCCCGACCAAACGATCGCCGCCATCAATGAGCTGTTGCTCGAGCACAAGGTTGTCTTCTTTCGCGACCAAGGACATCTCGACGACGCCGAACAGGAGCGCTTTGCTCTTCGTTTCGGAAGTCTGGCGGCTCATCCGATGCGCGGTGCCATTAATGGAACAGCGTCGATCATCGAGCTTGATTCGGCTCGCGCCGGTAGCCGAGCCGACCTGTGGCACACGGATGGAACGTTCGTCGATGCCTACCCCAAGATAGCGGTGCTGCGCGGCATTGTGATGCCATCTTTCGGTGGCGATACAGTCTGGTCAAATGCCGTCACGGCTTACCTCGACCTGGCACCGCCGCTGCAACGGCTTGCGGACAAGCTCTGGGCCTTCCACAGCAATGCATTCGACTACGCAATAATGCCCCGCGCCAGCGAGCTCGATAAGAAGCACTTGGACGAAGTCTTCACGAAAACGGTCTATCAGACGGAGCATCCTGTCGTGCGCGTCCACCCTGAGACCGGCGAACGCACGCTGGTGCTCGGCGCCCTAGTACAACGTTTTGTTGGCATCCCAAAATACGACGGTCAGAAGCTGTTTGATCTGTTTCAGTCCCATATCACTGTGCCCGAAAACACTGTGCGCTGGAGCTGGAAGGAAGGTGATGTAGTGGTCTGGGACAATCGCGCCACGCAACATTACGCGGTGAATGATTACGGCGACCAGCATCGCGTCGTTCGTCGCGCCACAGTCGCAGGCGAGATACCCATCAGCATCGATGGTCAGAGCAGCGTAACCCGCATAACAGCGACCAAGAAGCCTGTGGCAAAGGTCGCTTAG
- the tnpB gene encoding IS66 family insertion sequence element accessory protein TnpB, with protein sequence MSLYAKRLERGRFLWPSSADGVVTITPAQLGYLLEGIDWRMPQHTWRPQAAG encoded by the coding sequence ATGTCGCTTTATGCCAAGCGGCTGGAGCGCGGCCGCTTCCTGTGGCCGTCGTCGGCTGATGGCGTGGTGACAATCACCCCCGCCCAGCTTGGCTACCTGCTGGAGGGCATCGACTGGCGGATGCCGCAACATACCTGGCGACCGCAGGCGGCTGGCTGA
- a CDS encoding ribonucleotide-diphosphate reductase subunit beta yields the protein MLDWSDTETTAATPAASSLATALRPQTQLRLEPVDPTGLGAIDRGGGRVSVDEKRMINCRADVNQLLPLKYKWAWEKYLSGCNNHWMPTEVSMQADIALWKSRDGLTEDERRAIKRNLGFFAASESLVANNIVLAIYRHLTNPECRQYLLRQAFEEAVHTHTFQYIVESLGLDEGELFNMYREVPSITDKAAWALKHTQHLDDASFQTRTPDNDRAFLRDLVAFYVVFEGMWFYTGFAQILSLGRRNKMVGIAEQYQYILRDESIHLNFGIDVINQIKIENPHLWTPAFQDEVRGMIREAAELEAAYGRDTMPRGFLGLNAALCEQYMHFIANRRCAQIGLSPVFAEVENPFPWMSETMDLKKEKNFFETRVIEYQNGGALTWE from the coding sequence ATGCTCGATTGGTCCGACACCGAAACCACGGCGGCGACTCCGGCTGCCTCAAGCCTCGCCACCGCGCTCCGTCCGCAGACCCAGCTCAGGCTCGAGCCGGTCGACCCCACCGGCTTGGGTGCGATAGATCGCGGCGGCGGCCGGGTCTCGGTCGACGAGAAGCGGATGATCAACTGCCGCGCCGACGTCAACCAGCTGCTGCCGCTGAAATACAAATGGGCCTGGGAGAAATATCTCTCCGGCTGCAACAATCACTGGATGCCGACCGAAGTCTCGATGCAGGCCGACATCGCCCTGTGGAAGTCGCGGGACGGGCTGACGGAAGACGAGCGGCGCGCGATCAAGCGCAATCTCGGCTTCTTCGCGGCCTCCGAATCCCTCGTCGCCAACAACATCGTGCTGGCGATCTATCGGCACCTCACCAACCCGGAATGCCGCCAGTACTTGCTGCGGCAGGCCTTCGAGGAGGCGGTGCATACCCATACCTTCCAATACATCGTCGAAAGCCTCGGCCTCGATGAGGGCGAGCTGTTCAACATGTACCGCGAGGTACCTTCGATCACCGACAAGGCGGCCTGGGCGCTCAAGCACACGCAGCATCTCGATGATGCTTCGTTTCAGACGCGCACGCCGGACAATGACCGCGCCTTTCTGCGCGATCTCGTCGCCTTCTACGTCGTGTTCGAGGGGATGTGGTTCTACACCGGCTTTGCGCAGATCCTCTCGCTCGGCCGCCGCAACAAGATGGTCGGCATCGCCGAGCAGTATCAGTACATCCTCCGTGACGAGAGCATCCATCTCAACTTTGGGATCGACGTGATCAACCAGATCAAGATCGAGAATCCGCACCTGTGGACGCCAGCGTTCCAGGACGAGGTACGCGGCATGATCCGCGAGGCGGCGGAGCTGGAGGCCGCCTATGGACGCGACACGATGCCGAGGGGCTTCCTCGGGCTCAATGCGGCACTGTGCGAACAGTACATGCACTTCATCGCTAACCGTCGCTGTGCGCAGATCGGACTTTCGCCTGTATTCGCCGAGGTCGAGAACCCGTTCCCGTGGATGTCGGAGACGATGGATTTGAAGAAGGAGAAGAACTTCTTCGAGACCCGCGTCATCGAATACCAGAACGGAGGTGCCTTGACTTGGGAATGA
- a CDS encoding avidin/streptavidin family protein: MSQAKWKLTNWIGAACLGVLPTAPAAAQPIWTWINQYGSTLVVENYNANTGAIAGTYTNNAGNSCDEGAPQLMTGWLAQTNTGTAISFSVNFAGCGSTTVWTGQLNATSGFQGLWLLSLAEAVAWNGISAGADTFAFASGDKSKLPSAAGEAAKGGAGEKLSNTKNRK; this comes from the coding sequence ATGTCTCAAGCAAAGTGGAAATTGACGAACTGGATCGGTGCGGCCTGCCTAGGTGTACTTCCAACGGCGCCTGCAGCGGCGCAACCGATCTGGACCTGGATCAACCAATACGGCTCAACCCTAGTGGTTGAGAATTACAATGCGAACACAGGTGCGATTGCCGGCACTTACACGAACAATGCGGGCAATAGCTGCGACGAAGGTGCGCCTCAGTTGATGACAGGCTGGCTCGCACAGACTAACACTGGCACGGCGATCAGCTTTTCGGTGAATTTTGCAGGTTGCGGCTCGACAACCGTGTGGACGGGACAGCTGAACGCTACCTCGGGATTTCAGGGACTCTGGCTACTTTCACTCGCCGAAGCGGTGGCGTGGAATGGCATCAGCGCTGGCGCGGACACTTTCGCTTTCGCAAGCGGCGACAAATCAAAGCTTCCGTCCGCTGCCGGAGAGGCGGCCAAGGGAGGCGCAGGCGAGAAGCTCTCGAATACAAAGAATCGCAAATGA
- the metE gene encoding 5-methyltetrahydropteroyltriglutamate--homocysteine S-methyltransferase — protein MSILSLPVATLGMPRIGPRRELKQALEGFWAGKISNQQLLETAAGLRVANWARQNSLGVTVIPSNDFSLYDQVLDTSVMVGAIPEAYGWDGGPVSLKTYFAMARGSQTEDHEASCSHADDARPSAAQEMTKWFDTNYHYMVPEFHQGQTFRLSSRKPIEEYEEAKALGYQTRPVLVGPVTFLKLGKGADLTFDPISLLDSLVPVYVEVLKELAKRGAEWIQLDEPCLVIDLDETTRNALQRAYKRLADDVPGIKVMVATYFGAIGDNLSTALELPVAGLHVDLVRAPQQLNQIEFGARADLMISLGVIDGRNVWRSNLSALVDRLKPVVARLGKDRLQLAPSCSLIHVPIDLELETELDLDVKSWLAFSVQKIGELAALAKTLAGDENVAALAESDLAATARRVSSKIHDTAVAQRTAAIGDDMRRRNSAFASRTEIQRKRFGLPLFPTTTIGSFPQTTEVRKARAAHASGKLTDVQYEHFLKKETAHAVHWQQDIGLDVLVHGEFERNDMVQYFAEQLSGFVFTKHGWVQSYGSRYVRPPILFGDVSRPKPMTVRWWSYAQSLTKRPMKAILTGPVTVLNWSFVRDDIPRSEACRQIALAIRDEVADLEKAGATMIQIDEAALREGLPLRRSEWKPYLDWAVDSFRICSSGVVDATQIHTHMCYSEFNAIIDAIAAMDADVISIETSRSKMELLDAFTAFKYPNDIGPGVYDIHSPRVPEANEMGDLIALARRRLSDSQLWINPDCGLKTRKWDEVRPALANMVAAARELRKAC, from the coding sequence ATGTCTATTCTCTCACTTCCTGTCGCAACACTCGGCATGCCACGTATCGGGCCACGCCGCGAACTCAAGCAGGCACTCGAAGGCTTCTGGGCCGGTAAGATCAGCAACCAGCAGCTTCTTGAAACTGCAGCCGGTCTTCGTGTCGCAAATTGGGCGCGTCAGAACTCGCTTGGCGTCACCGTCATCCCGTCAAATGACTTTTCACTCTACGATCAGGTTCTCGACACGAGCGTCATGGTTGGTGCCATTCCGGAAGCGTATGGCTGGGACGGCGGTCCGGTTTCGCTGAAGACTTATTTCGCTATGGCGCGCGGCTCGCAAACCGAGGATCATGAAGCGAGTTGCAGCCACGCCGATGATGCCCGCCCCTCTGCCGCGCAGGAGATGACCAAGTGGTTCGATACGAACTATCACTACATGGTGCCCGAATTCCATCAAGGTCAGACCTTCAGGCTCTCCTCCCGAAAGCCGATCGAGGAATATGAGGAGGCGAAAGCCCTTGGCTATCAGACGCGTCCTGTTCTGGTAGGACCAGTCACCTTCCTGAAGCTTGGCAAGGGCGCCGATCTGACTTTTGATCCGATTTCGCTGCTCGATAGCCTCGTGCCGGTCTATGTTGAGGTACTCAAGGAACTAGCGAAACGCGGAGCCGAGTGGATTCAGCTTGATGAGCCGTGCCTTGTGATTGATCTTGACGAGACCACGCGGAATGCGCTCCAGCGCGCCTATAAGCGTCTCGCCGACGACGTACCTGGCATTAAGGTCATGGTTGCAACTTATTTCGGGGCGATCGGCGACAATCTGTCGACCGCTCTGGAGCTGCCTGTGGCCGGACTGCACGTCGATCTTGTTCGCGCTCCCCAACAATTGAATCAGATTGAATTCGGCGCCCGCGCGGACCTTATGATTTCGCTCGGCGTGATCGATGGTCGCAACGTGTGGCGTTCCAACCTGTCGGCGCTTGTGGACCGGCTCAAGCCCGTCGTTGCCAGGCTCGGCAAGGATCGCCTGCAGCTGGCGCCCTCCTGTTCGCTCATACACGTCCCCATCGACCTTGAGCTCGAGACCGAGCTCGATTTGGACGTGAAGAGCTGGCTTGCATTCTCGGTTCAGAAGATCGGGGAACTCGCGGCCTTGGCGAAAACGCTTGCGGGCGATGAGAATGTCGCCGCGCTTGCCGAATCAGACCTTGCGGCAACGGCTCGCCGAGTATCCTCAAAAATCCATGACACGGCCGTCGCGCAGCGGACGGCCGCGATTGGCGATGATATGCGCCGCCGCAATAGCGCGTTTGCGAGCCGGACCGAAATTCAGCGCAAGCGATTCGGCCTGCCCCTTTTCCCCACGACGACGATCGGATCATTCCCGCAGACGACCGAAGTTCGCAAGGCCCGCGCGGCCCATGCCAGTGGGAAGTTGACAGACGTACAGTATGAACACTTTCTGAAGAAGGAAACGGCTCACGCCGTCCACTGGCAGCAAGACATCGGGCTCGACGTGCTCGTCCACGGCGAGTTCGAGCGCAACGATATGGTCCAATATTTTGCTGAGCAGCTCTCCGGATTCGTGTTCACCAAGCACGGTTGGGTACAGTCTTACGGCTCTCGTTATGTTCGCCCTCCGATCCTGTTCGGTGACGTCTCCCGGCCGAAGCCGATGACCGTTCGGTGGTGGAGCTACGCGCAATCGTTGACCAAAAGGCCTATGAAGGCAATCCTTACGGGGCCCGTGACGGTCCTGAATTGGTCGTTCGTCCGTGACGACATTCCGCGCAGCGAGGCCTGCCGACAGATCGCGCTCGCGATCCGTGACGAAGTCGCCGACCTCGAAAAGGCCGGTGCAACCATGATCCAAATCGATGAGGCTGCGCTTCGCGAAGGTTTGCCGCTCCGCCGATCCGAGTGGAAGCCTTATCTGGACTGGGCAGTGGACAGCTTCCGCATATGCTCGTCCGGCGTCGTCGATGCAACGCAGATCCATACCCACATGTGCTATTCGGAGTTCAACGCCATCATCGACGCAATTGCCGCGATGGACGCGGATGTCATCTCGATCGAAACGTCCCGTTCTAAGATGGAGCTGCTTGATGCATTCACGGCGTTTAAATACCCGAACGACATCGGCCCCGGCGTCTATGACATCCACTCGCCTCGCGTTCCGGAAGCCAATGAGATGGGAGATCTGATCGCGCTGGCTCGCCGACGGCTGTCGGACTCACAGCTCTGGATCAATCCGGATTGCGGCTTGAAGACTCGCAAATGGGACGAAGTGCGTCCGGCACTGGCCAACATGGTCGCAGCCGCCCGCGAACTGCGCAAGGCCTGCTGA
- a CDS encoding ribonucleoside-diphosphate reductase subunit alpha: MSLNLHDAEGASAPIIQLRPQSLAAAFSEPAMQIIRRNGKVSPFDSAKIAVAMTKAFLAVEGTSAVASRRVHESVEQLTAEIVAALMRRAGEGRTFHIEDVQDQVELALMRSEHHKVARAYVLYREERSRQRAEEAAAQPAPVAVPELHVTLADGSRIGLDTRRLALIIGEACAGLDGVSAAPVLAETTRNLYDGISQDELALASIMAARTLVEQEPNYAYVSARLLLDKLRGEVLSHVHGIPSSASQADMATRYAEYFPAYVKAGIAAELLDPELSRFDLGRIATALKPERDLNFQFLGLQTLYDRYFLHERGKRIELPQAFFMRVAMSLAVREIDREARAIEFYDLLSSFDFMASTPTLFNSGTLRPQLSSCFLTTVSDDLDGIFKSIKDNALLARYSGGLGNDWTPVRGLGAHIKGTNGESQGIIPFLKVANDTAIAVNQGGKRKGAVCAYLETWHVDIEEFLDLRKNTGDDRRRTHDMNTANWVPDLFMQRVDADGEWTLFSPDETPDLHDLYGTAFKTAYEGYEAKAKAGGLRVFKTVRATDLWRRMLTMLFETGHPWITFKDPCNLRSPQRHMGVIHSSNLCTEITLNTSADEVAVCNLGSVNMLAHVGLDGIDQAKLKRTVTTAVRMLDNVIDISFYTIPEARRSNMRHRPVGLGLMGFQEALQVQRIPIASEAAVTFADVSMEAISFYAIEASSDLAAERGRYASFEGSLWSKAILPLDSMQFVAESRGGFGADRSSTRDWDRLRKKVTASGMRNSNVMAIAPTATISNICGVSQSIEPNYQNLFVKSNMSGDFTVVNEFLVRDLKARGLWDEVMVSDLKYFDGSVGQIDRVPDDLKALYATAFEIDSAWLIEAAARRQKWIDQSQSLNLYIANPSGKKLDALYRLAWRHGLKTTYYLRSRSATHVEKSTLKGTDGKLNAVSASEALSHAPIMIPAAAAPDLEGIKACRIDDPECEACQ; this comes from the coding sequence ATGTCACTGAACCTGCACGACGCGGAAGGCGCTTCCGCACCCATCATCCAGTTGCGTCCACAGTCACTTGCGGCTGCTTTCAGCGAGCCGGCCATGCAGATCATCCGCCGCAATGGAAAGGTCTCGCCATTCGATTCCGCCAAGATAGCTGTTGCCATGACCAAGGCCTTCCTTGCGGTCGAAGGCACCAGCGCGGTCGCCTCGCGCCGTGTCCATGAGAGCGTCGAGCAGCTGACGGCCGAGATCGTCGCAGCGCTGATGCGGCGCGCAGGCGAAGGACGCACCTTCCATATCGAGGATGTGCAGGACCAGGTCGAGCTCGCCCTGATGCGCAGCGAGCACCACAAGGTCGCGCGCGCCTATGTGCTGTACCGCGAAGAGCGATCGCGCCAGCGCGCAGAAGAGGCGGCTGCGCAGCCAGCGCCCGTTGCCGTTCCGGAGCTACACGTCACGCTTGCTGACGGCTCGCGCATCGGCCTCGATACCAGGCGTCTCGCGCTGATCATCGGCGAAGCCTGCGCGGGGCTCGACGGCGTCTCCGCCGCCCCGGTGCTGGCCGAGACCACCCGCAATCTCTACGACGGCATCAGCCAGGACGAGCTAGCGCTGGCCTCGATCATGGCCGCGCGCACGCTGGTCGAGCAGGAGCCGAACTATGCTTATGTCAGCGCGCGTCTGCTGCTCGACAAGCTCCGCGGCGAAGTGCTCTCGCATGTCCACGGCATTCCCTCGTCCGCCTCGCAGGCCGACATGGCGACCCGCTATGCCGAATACTTCCCGGCCTATGTGAAAGCCGGCATTGCTGCCGAACTGCTCGATCCCGAGCTCTCCCGTTTCGACCTCGGCCGGATCGCCACGGCGCTGAAGCCGGAGCGCGACCTGAACTTCCAGTTCCTCGGTCTCCAGACCCTTTACGACCGCTACTTCCTGCATGAGCGCGGCAAGCGCATCGAGTTGCCGCAGGCGTTCTTCATGCGCGTCGCTATGAGTCTTGCGGTCCGCGAGATCGACCGCGAAGCCAGGGCGATCGAGTTCTACGATCTGCTGTCGTCGTTCGACTTCATGGCTTCGACGCCGACGCTGTTCAATTCGGGCACGCTGCGCCCGCAATTATCATCCTGCTTCCTCACCACCGTCTCCGATGACCTCGACGGCATCTTCAAATCCATCAAGGACAACGCGCTGCTGGCAAGATACTCCGGCGGGCTCGGCAACGACTGGACGCCGGTCCGCGGTCTCGGCGCCCACATCAAGGGCACCAATGGCGAGAGCCAGGGCATCATCCCGTTCCTGAAGGTCGCCAACGACACCGCGATCGCCGTCAACCAGGGCGGCAAGCGCAAGGGCGCGGTCTGCGCCTATCTCGAGACCTGGCACGTCGACATCGAGGAGTTCCTCGATCTGCGCAAGAACACCGGCGACGATCGCCGCCGCACCCACGACATGAACACCGCCAATTGGGTGCCTGATCTGTTCATGCAGCGCGTCGATGCCGACGGTGAGTGGACATTGTTCTCGCCGGACGAGACGCCCGACCTGCACGATCTCTATGGCACTGCGTTCAAGACCGCGTATGAGGGCTATGAAGCCAAGGCGAAGGCCGGCGGCCTACGCGTGTTCAAGACGGTGCGCGCGACCGACCTCTGGCGCCGCATGCTGACCATGCTGTTCGAGACCGGCCATCCCTGGATCACCTTCAAGGACCCCTGCAATCTGCGTTCGCCGCAGCGGCACATGGGCGTGATCCATTCCTCGAATCTCTGCACCGAGATCACGCTCAACACCTCGGCCGACGAGGTCGCAGTCTGCAATCTCGGCTCCGTCAACATGCTCGCCCATGTCGGCCTTGACGGTATCGACCAGGCCAAGTTGAAGCGGACGGTCACGACCGCCGTGCGGATGCTCGACAACGTCATCGACATCAGTTTTTACACGATCCCGGAGGCGCGTCGTTCGAACATGCGCCACCGGCCGGTCGGCCTCGGCCTGATGGGTTTTCAGGAGGCGCTTCAAGTCCAGCGTATCCCGATCGCGTCCGAGGCGGCGGTGACCTTTGCCGACGTCAGCATGGAAGCGATCTCGTTCTACGCGATCGAGGCGTCCTCCGATCTCGCCGCCGAGCGCGGCCGCTATGCGAGCTTCGAGGGTTCGCTATGGTCGAAGGCGATTTTGCCGCTCGACTCCATGCAGTTCGTCGCCGAGTCCCGCGGTGGGTTCGGTGCGGACCGCTCCTCGACGCGGGATTGGGATCGCCTGCGCAAGAAGGTCACCGCCAGCGGCATGCGCAACTCGAACGTGATGGCGATCGCGCCGACCGCGACGATCTCCAACATCTGCGGCGTTTCGCAGTCGATCGAACCGAACTACCAGAACCTGTTCGTCAAATCGAACATGTCCGGCGACTTCACCGTCGTGAACGAGTTCCTCGTTCGTGATCTCAAGGCGAGGGGATTATGGGACGAGGTGATGGTCTCCGACCTCAAATATTTCGACGGCAGCGTCGGCCAGATCGACCGCGTCCCTGACGATCTGAAAGCGCTCTACGCCACCGCCTTCGAGATCGACAGCGCCTGGTTGATCGAGGCCGCCGCGCGCCGGCAGAAGTGGATCGACCAGTCGCAGTCGCTCAATCTCTACATCGCCAATCCCTCCGGCAAGAAGCTCGATGCGCTCTATCGGCTGGCTTGGCGGCACGGCTTGAAGACCACCTATTACCTGCGCTCGCGCAGCGCCACGCATGTCGAGAAGTCGACGCTCAAGGGAACCGACGGCAAGCTCAACGCGGTGTCTGCATCTGAAGCTCTCTCGCACGCCCCGATCATGATCCCGGCGGCGGCAGCTCCCGATCTCGAAGGCATCAAGGCCTGCCGGATCGACGATCCCGAATGCGAAGCGTGCCAGTGA